One genomic segment of Mytilus trossulus isolate FHL-02 chromosome 4, PNRI_Mtr1.1.1.hap1, whole genome shotgun sequence includes these proteins:
- the LOC134716118 gene encoding solute carrier family 2, facilitated glucose transporter member 8-like, giving the protein MDIDSLDSSSARSSPKLSSTKYEGSPFRLYVTVAFVCLGPFAFGYTIGYSSPALPQMQTSRILTKEYAAWFGSLLPLAAMFGGPLGGWMIEKYGRKSTLLFTSAPYIIGWWLIARGGNVTMLLLGRLLTGLASGLITVCAPVYIAEVSTKSLRGLLGACNQLSITVGILMVYSLGLHFKWDTLALFGSIPAGLTAIAMFFVPETPRYLLMKERRIQALQSLVKLRGPHTDVEDECRDIEEGIDTKDTFTYSEFKKPELSRPLYISLAIMFFQQFSGINAIMFYTVAIFKSAGIQNSEFSTVIIGAVQVVSTVVACFLMDKAGRRRLLIIAGSIMTVTCFTFGAYYFAIKAGRSPETLSWLAVGSLIIYIIGFSLGWGPIPLLAMSELFPARARGAASGIAIFVNWLCAFIVTKQFSLVQDWFGEAVTFWIFGAFCLGGVMFVIKYLPETKGKSLEDIELYFLGRSITYSSV; this is encoded by the coding sequence atggacATAGATTCACTTGACAGCTCTTCAGCGCGAAGTTCTCCGAAGCTCTCTAGCACAAAGTATGAAGGTTCACCATTTAGATTATATGTCACTGTTGCATTTGTTTGTCTGGGGCCATTTGCGTTTGGCTATACTATTGGTTACAGTTCCCCTGCTCTTCCCCAGATGCAGACATCAAGAATTTTAACTAAAGAGTATGCAGCTTGGTTTGGATCATTACTACCACTGGCTGCAATGTTTGGGGGCCCACTTGGTGGATGGATGATTGAAAAATATGGACGAAAATCAACGTTATTGTTTACATCTGCACCTTATATCATTGGATGGTGGTTGATTGCTAGAGGTGGCAATGTCACTATGCTGTTGCTTGGCAGACTTTTGACAGGATTAGCTAGTGGGCTGATAACTGTTTGTGCACCTGTATACATAGCAGAGGTTTCAACAAAATCACTTCGAGGTCTCCTTGGGGCTTGTAATCAGTTATCGATAACTGTTGGGATTCTCATGGTTTATTCCCTTGGACTACACTTTAAATGGGACACCCTTGCACTTTTTGGGAGTATTCCAGCAGGGCTGACAGCAATTGCTATGTTCTTTGTTCCCGAGACACCAAGGTATTTGTTGATGAAGGAAAGACGAATTCAAGCTTTGCAATCTCTTGTCAAACTCAGAGGACCCCATACAGATGTTGAAGATGAATGTAGAGATATTGAAGAAGGAATTGACACTAAAGACACTTTCACATATTCAGAGTTTAAAAAGCCAGAATTATCGAGGCCTCTTTATATTTCACTAGCTATAATGTTCTTTCAACAGTTCAGTGGAATTAATGCCATCATGTTCTATACTGTAGCAATCTTCAAAAGTGCAGGTATTCAGAACTCAGAATTCTCAACAGTTATAATAGGAGCAGTACAAGTGGTTTCTACTGTGGTTGCATGCTTTTTAATGGACAAAGCTGGAAGAAGGAGATTACTAATTATTGCTGGATCAATTATGACTGTCACTTGCTTTACTTTTGGTGCCTATTATTTTGCTATCAAAGCTGGGAGGTCTCCAGAAACCTTAAGCTGGCTTGCTGTTGGAAGCCTCATCATATAtattattggattttcattggGATGGGGACCAATTCCCTTATTAGCAATGTCAGAACTGTTCCCTGCAAGAGCTAGAGGTGCTGCCAGTGGAATTGCGATATTTGTGAATTGGCTTTGTGCATTTATTGTTACTAAACAATTTTCACTTGTGCAAGACTGGTTTGGAGAAGCAGTGACATTTTGGATTTTTGGTGCATTCTGTTTGGGTGGTGTaatgtttgttatcaaatatcTTCCAGAAACAAAAGGCAAATCATTAGAAGATATTGAACTGTACTTCCTGGGACGAAGTATTACATATTCTAGTGTGTAA